The following are from one region of the Methanospirillum hungatei genome:
- a CDS encoding S8 family peptidase: MAEQSPDVRLVVYSAQNESGGYEPVPPEVILPDNITYSLRCPELGFITVDTDPNKTEYITNELLNLPWVDEIERDALRISGTVQYDEKITNNSPDQWAYSRIGIHNVRKPTQNLSICTIAVIDTGADFDHPDIGKLIRGYDWVEQDSRPEDIDGHGTALSDIVSQIGGFISSPANNSTLSIIAERIGATNVSLPASHSALAITHATDAGAGIILMGYGGTEPSLAEERAITYAKEKGVLLIAPAGNEDSNTVHYPSDNFNVISVGSVAKTDGLSYFSNYGIYTELVAPGEDLISACTKNGYCMSSGTSFAAAQVAGVAGRIKNEYPGLTADEIRSILQTTATDLGRTGRDIYYGYGLLNAPDAMKAAEELRLQKTLKEFSSGNNFFEMKRNLGQKNSTLYDLTLNKGWNFVSIPAPLRSQKTCRDLFSKVNTDSHTIWTYRGVNSEWMPHNPDISPVPMEGILVFSDKLVSVPLVLETNRNSSKGVSPGWNLIGSPSLTEISACDLLTGSNSTWVSILQFNGTRQQYDPAIISGAQGTFADTRKIQPFSSFWIYMETNGTFIRSSAS, encoded by the coding sequence ATGGCAGAACAATCGCCAGATGTGCGCCTGGTTGTGTATTCTGCCCAGAATGAATCTGGAGGATACGAACCTGTTCCACCTGAGGTTATACTTCCAGATAATATTACATACTCTCTTCGATGCCCTGAACTTGGATTTATCACGGTCGATACCGATCCAAATAAAACCGAATACATCACAAATGAACTTTTAAATCTGCCCTGGGTCGATGAAATTGAGCGGGATGCCCTGCGCATTTCTGGAACCGTACAGTACGATGAGAAAATAACGAATAATTCTCCAGACCAATGGGCATATTCCCGTATTGGCATACATAATGTTCGAAAACCAACCCAGAACCTCTCAATATGTACTATCGCAGTAATCGATACCGGAGCTGATTTTGATCATCCGGATATAGGGAAATTAATCAGGGGTTATGACTGGGTGGAGCAAGACAGCAGACCAGAAGACATAGACGGGCATGGAACTGCTTTAAGTGACATCGTCTCCCAGATTGGAGGATTTATTTCATCTCCTGCAAATAATTCTACACTATCCATCATAGCGGAAAGAATTGGGGCAACGAATGTCTCCTTACCTGCTTCTCATTCAGCACTGGCAATAACTCATGCAACAGATGCAGGAGCTGGCATTATTCTGATGGGTTATGGGGGGACTGAACCTTCGTTGGCTGAAGAACGTGCTATTACCTATGCAAAAGAAAAAGGTGTTCTTCTTATTGCACCGGCAGGAAATGAAGACTCAAACACCGTACACTATCCATCAGATAATTTTAATGTAATATCTGTAGGTTCAGTTGCCAAAACTGATGGACTCTCTTATTTTTCCAACTATGGCATATATACAGAACTGGTAGCTCCAGGTGAAGACCTAATATCTGCATGTACCAAGAACGGTTATTGTATGAGTTCGGGAACCAGTTTTGCTGCTGCGCAGGTTGCCGGAGTTGCGGGTAGGATAAAAAATGAGTACCCTGGACTTACCGCTGATGAAATACGTTCAATCCTGCAGACCACAGCGACTGATCTTGGGCGTACCGGAAGAGACATTTATTATGGATATGGCCTTCTGAATGCTCCTGATGCCATGAAAGCAGCTGAGGAATTACGGCTCCAAAAAACCTTAAAGGAGTTTTCAAGCGGAAATAATTTCTTTGAAATGAAAAGAAACCTTGGGCAGAAAAATTCGACTTTGTATGATCTAACTCTGAATAAGGGATGGAATTTTGTATCAATTCCGGCACCTCTTCGATCCCAAAAGACCTGTCGTGATCTTTTTTCAAAAGTAAACACTGATAGCCATACCATATGGACTTACAGAGGAGTGAATTCAGAATGGATGCCACATAATCCGGATATCTCACCAGTGCCAATGGAGGGGATTCTCGTATTTTCAGATAAGTTAGTGTCAGTGCCACTGGTACTTGAAACTAATCGTAATAGTTCAAAAGGAGTCTCTCCAGGTTGGAACCTAATTGGATCACCATCACTCACAGAAATATCTGCATGTGATCTTCTGACTGGTTCAAATTCCACATGGGTAAGTATTCTTCAATTTAACGGGACCAGACAACAATACGATCCAGCCATTATAAGTGGTGCTCAGGGCACATTTGCAGATACCAGGAAAATACAACCATTTAGTTCCTTCTGGATATACATGGAGACAAACGGAACTTTTATCCGGTCATCAGCGTCATAA
- the amrS gene encoding AmmeMemoRadiSam system radical SAM enzyme has protein sequence MEARHYSRDDSGIMHCNLCNHRCNIAETKTGICGVRRSIRGQLIAETYGRISSEAVDPIEKKPLYHFLPGTLSYSLGSVGCNFSCSHCQNWHISHAGFDSVRLKTLSPEEGVKRAIASGCSSISWTYNEPTIWFEYTQDMARLAHQQGLKTVYVTNGYMTEDALTDLAPDLDAWRVDIKAFTEGFYHKICRARLQPVLDTTIRAKELGLHIEIVNLIIPGLNDSPDETGRLVSWVVDNLGPDIPIHFTRFHPDFQMQETVATPVPTLERAFHIAKEKGLRFPYLGNVPGHEYEQTWCPHCNNLLIGRSGYSVGPVHLQDGLCAHCGEKTGIITRL, from the coding sequence ATGGAAGCGAGACATTACTCCCGTGATGATTCAGGTATTATGCACTGTAACCTGTGCAATCATCGTTGTAACATTGCGGAGACGAAAACTGGGATATGTGGAGTGAGAAGATCGATACGGGGCCAGCTTATTGCTGAAACATATGGGCGGATCTCGTCTGAGGCCGTTGACCCGATTGAAAAGAAACCTCTCTACCATTTTCTTCCAGGGACTTTATCCTATTCTCTTGGCAGTGTTGGATGTAATTTTTCGTGTAGTCATTGCCAGAACTGGCACATATCTCATGCTGGATTTGACAGTGTCAGATTGAAAACATTGTCACCGGAAGAAGGAGTAAAAAGGGCCATAGCGTCAGGTTGTTCGTCGATATCCTGGACATATAATGAACCGACCATCTGGTTTGAATATACACAGGACATGGCACGGCTTGCTCACCAGCAGGGCCTGAAGACTGTATATGTAACGAATGGTTACATGACCGAAGATGCTCTGACTGATCTTGCTCCTGATCTTGATGCCTGGCGGGTGGATATTAAAGCTTTTACCGAAGGATTCTATCATAAAATTTGTAGGGCCCGCTTGCAACCGGTACTTGATACAACTATCAGGGCAAAAGAACTGGGACTTCATATTGAGATTGTAAATCTTATCATACCCGGTCTGAATGATTCGCCAGATGAGACCGGGCGATTGGTTTCTTGGGTAGTGGACAATCTTGGGCCAGATATTCCCATTCATTTTACCAGATTTCATCCTGATTTTCAAATGCAGGAAACTGTAGCGACACCTGTTCCAACTCTGGAACGGGCTTTTCATATTGCCAAAGAAAAGGGGCTTCGGTTTCCCTACCTTGGAAATGTGCCAGGACATGAATATGAACAGACGTGGTGTCCTCATTGTAATAACCTGCTAATCGGACGTTCCGGCTACTCTGTCGGGCCTGTACATCTCCAAGATGGATTGTGTGCTCACTGTGGAGAGAAAACCGGTATAATTACTCGGTTATGA
- a CDS encoding Mut7-C RNAse domain-containing protein, whose translation MNSESGTKFFCDRMAGSLCKYLRFMGYDCISANDMPPGNSREDTIILNIAKTEHRYILTQDSELARRGEGIAIRLISSDLGDQISQLVSAGLISPRIRLTRCSRCNALLMKGPGINPVNPFAPDDETLMHCPVCYRQYWEGTHTRNMRVRLEEMTGNCEKG comes from the coding sequence ATGAATTCCGAATCTGGTACAAAATTTTTCTGCGACCGAATGGCAGGCTCTTTATGCAAATATCTCCGGTTTATGGGATATGATTGCATCAGTGCTAATGATATGCCGCCCGGAAATTCACGTGAGGATACGATAATACTGAACATTGCCAAAACAGAACACCGATATATTTTAACTCAGGATTCTGAACTAGCCAGACGAGGTGAAGGTATTGCGATCCGGTTGATATCGTCAGATCTAGGTGACCAAATCAGTCAGTTGGTTTCTGCAGGACTCATCTCTCCCCGGATAAGGTTAACTCGATGTTCACGGTGTAATGCACTTCTTATGAAGGGACCTGGTATTAACCCAGTCAATCCGTTTGCCCCTGATGATGAGACACTCATGCACTGCCCGGTATGCTACCGACAGTACTGGGAAGGAACCCATACCAGGAATATGAGAGTTCGGTTAGAAGAAATGACTGGCAATTGCGAAAAAGGATAA
- a CDS encoding winged helix-turn-helix transcriptional regulator: protein MQKRLILQTLPRPNRRDLIEEIYWLCDTLGLSSGRDVDNLSTQIILKILQHSSNYAGISSDELGSLLAISQGRVNHHLRNLSRSGMVYRDRRLIHLRGRSLRESIREIRRDANRIFDELESVADEIDTLAGVSSKPEEKKALILMAKAGIILKD from the coding sequence ATGCAAAAACGGCTAATCCTTCAAACTCTCCCCAGACCAAACAGAAGAGATCTAATCGAAGAAATTTACTGGCTTTGTGATACACTCGGTCTCTCCTCGGGCCGGGATGTTGATAATTTGTCAACACAGATCATTCTGAAAATACTTCAGCATTCATCCAATTATGCCGGAATATCTTCAGATGAACTTGGTTCACTCCTCGCAATATCACAAGGCAGGGTGAATCATCACCTGAGAAATCTGTCACGATCTGGTATGGTTTACCGGGACCGACGGCTTATCCATCTCCGTGGACGAAGTCTTCGGGAATCAATCAGGGAGATCCGCCGGGATGCAAACCGGATTTTTGATGAACTTGAATCGGTTGCAGATGAAATTGATACTCTTGCAGGAGTTTCGAGCAAGCCGGAAGAAAAAAAGGCACTCATTCTCATGGCAAAAGCAGGGATTATTCTCAAAGATTAA
- the groES gene encoding co-chaperone GroES, whose amino-acid sequence MAITPIGPRVLIKPYKQEEKTKGGIYIPDSAKEKKKQGEVIAVGTFEDGKELPLKAGDIILYGGYSQEEIELDKEDYVIVEFKNVVAKMN is encoded by the coding sequence ATGGCAATTACACCAATCGGACCCCGTGTCCTGATTAAACCTTATAAACAGGAAGAGAAGACCAAGGGAGGCATTTACATCCCTGACTCTGCCAAAGAGAAGAAGAAACAGGGAGAAGTAATCGCCGTCGGAACATTTGAAGATGGAAAAGAACTCCCTCTCAAAGCAGGAGATATCATTCTCTATGGTGGATACAGCCAGGAAGAGATTGAACTTGACAAGGAAGATTATGTTATTGTCGAGTTTAAGAATGTTGTCGCAAAAATGAACTAG
- the pyrH gene encoding UMP kinase, with amino-acid sequence MAIIVLSLGGSILLPEIDRPNIKPYISVLTRISAHHSLFVVVGGGGTARQYISLARSFDADDAFSDELGIMVTRLNATLLVGALGKAAYPGVVETHTEALCAAETGKIVVMGGITPGQTTDAVAAVLAERVQADLFINLTAVDGIYSADPRKDTSAKRYDVMTASELLGVVIGQQAVAGVNTVMDIVAVKMVERCGIPLLVMDGRDPTQLEKAIETGRYTGTLVSPDGKSPFPLQK; translated from the coding sequence ATGGCTATTATTGTACTCTCACTGGGCGGGTCAATTCTTCTTCCTGAGATAGATCGTCCAAACATTAAACCATATATCTCTGTTTTAACCAGAATTTCTGCTCACCATAGTCTTTTTGTTGTTGTTGGCGGGGGAGGGACTGCCCGTCAGTATATCTCTCTTGCCCGGTCATTTGATGCCGATGATGCATTTTCAGATGAACTAGGTATTATGGTTACCAGGCTGAATGCAACTTTACTTGTCGGTGCTCTTGGGAAGGCAGCATATCCGGGAGTTGTAGAGACTCATACTGAGGCCCTCTGTGCAGCTGAAACTGGTAAGATTGTAGTCATGGGAGGCATCACGCCAGGCCAGACTACTGATGCGGTGGCTGCAGTATTAGCAGAGCGTGTACAGGCTGATCTTTTCATTAATCTTACAGCTGTTGACGGAATATATTCAGCAGATCCAAGGAAAGATACCTCTGCAAAACGTTACGATGTTATGACGGCCTCTGAATTACTCGGAGTTGTTATTGGTCAGCAGGCGGTGGCAGGAGTGAACACAGTCATGGATATTGTAGCCGTGAAGATGGTTGAGCGATGCGGAATCCCCCTCCTTGTCATGGATGGAAGAGATCCCACCCAATTGGAAAAAGCCATTGAAACTGGCAGATATACCGGAACACTCGTATCTCCGGATGGGAAATCACCTTTCCCACTCCAAAAGTAA
- the groL gene encoding chaperonin GroEL (60 kDa chaperone family; promotes refolding of misfolded polypeptides especially under stressful conditions; forms two stacked rings of heptamers to form a barrel-shaped 14mer; ends can be capped by GroES; misfolded proteins enter the barrel where they are refolded when GroES binds), translated as MSAKQLMFNENARHALLDGVNKVANTVKITLGPKGRNVVLDKASGPVVTNDGVTIAKEIELKDKFENVGAKLIKEVASKTQDTTGDGTTTATVLAQSMITEGIKNITAGANPIEIKKGIMKAVDAAVADIKAKSIEVKDKETINRIAIISANNDEEIGNLISEAMDKVGYNGVITVENSKTLETSLEHVEGMQFDRGYISPYMVTDQERRVVEFEEPYILITDRKISSLKTLIPVLEMIAQTGKPLLIIADDVDGEAQTALILNIIRGAIKVCAVKAPEFGDVRKEVLQDIAILTGGTVISEERNLAIEDVTLDMLGQARTIKVDQDKTTVVGGKGKKSDIETRKKLIDSQLNITEKKYDKTTLQNRLAKLSGGVAVIKAGAATETEVKEKKMRIDDALNATKAAVEEGYVAGGGVTLFRATKALDSMNADPEQMIGVNIVKRALEEPLRQIADNAGREGAEVIAMIKNNASETYGYNAKTDTYEDLLQAGVLDPTKVVRSGLQNAASIAGMLLSTEAVVVDFDEEKDKTSAAIII; from the coding sequence ATGTCAGCAAAACAACTCATGTTCAATGAAAACGCCCGTCATGCACTCCTTGACGGCGTTAATAAAGTTGCTAATACCGTAAAGATCACCCTCGGACCAAAGGGAAGAAATGTTGTCCTTGATAAGGCATCTGGTCCGGTTGTCACCAATGATGGTGTCACTATTGCAAAAGAGATCGAGCTGAAAGACAAGTTCGAGAATGTTGGTGCAAAACTCATCAAGGAAGTCGCATCAAAGACCCAGGACACCACCGGAGACGGAACTACTACTGCAACCGTGCTCGCACAGTCCATGATCACTGAGGGTATCAAGAATATCACCGCCGGTGCAAACCCAATTGAGATCAAGAAGGGTATCATGAAAGCGGTCGATGCTGCAGTCGCAGATATCAAGGCAAAGAGCATCGAGGTCAAGGATAAAGAGACCATCAACCGCATCGCCATCATATCTGCAAACAATGACGAGGAGATCGGGAACCTTATTTCTGAGGCAATGGACAAGGTTGGATACAATGGTGTCATCACCGTAGAGAACTCAAAGACCTTAGAGACCAGCCTTGAGCATGTCGAAGGTATGCAATTTGATCGCGGGTATATCTCACCTTACATGGTCACCGACCAGGAACGCCGTGTTGTCGAGTTTGAAGAGCCATACATCCTCATCACCGACCGGAAGATCTCAAGCCTGAAGACCTTAATCCCGGTCCTTGAGATGATCGCTCAGACTGGAAAACCACTCCTTATCATCGCTGACGATGTTGACGGAGAAGCCCAGACCGCTCTTATCTTAAACATCATCCGCGGAGCCATCAAGGTCTGTGCAGTCAAGGCACCGGAGTTCGGAGATGTCAGAAAGGAAGTCCTCCAGGACATTGCAATTCTTACTGGCGGAACTGTCATCAGCGAAGAGCGGAACCTTGCAATCGAGGATGTTACCCTTGATATGCTTGGCCAGGCCAGAACCATCAAGGTTGACCAGGACAAGACCACTGTCGTAGGCGGCAAGGGTAAGAAGTCAGACATCGAGACCCGTAAGAAACTGATCGATTCCCAGCTCAACATCACCGAGAAGAAGTACGACAAGACCACCCTTCAGAACCGTCTTGCAAAACTCTCTGGTGGTGTCGCAGTCATCAAGGCAGGCGCTGCAACCGAGACCGAGGTTAAAGAGAAGAAGATGCGTATCGATGACGCACTTAACGCAACCAAGGCAGCAGTCGAGGAAGGCTATGTCGCCGGTGGTGGAGTTACCCTCTTCCGTGCAACCAAGGCACTTGACTCTATGAATGCTGACCCTGAACAGATGATCGGTGTCAACATTGTAAAGCGTGCTCTCGAAGAGCCACTCCGCCAGATAGCAGACAATGCAGGTCGCGAGGGTGCCGAAGTCATCGCTATGATCAAGAACAATGCAAGCGAGACATACGGATACAATGCAAAGACTGACACCTATGAGGACCTTCTCCAGGCAGGTGTTCTTGACCCGACAAAGGTTGTCAGATCCGGTCTTCAGAATGCAGCATCAATTGCAGGAATGCTCCTGTCAACTGAAGCAGTTGTTGTCGATTTCGACGAAGAAAAAGATAAGACATCTGCAGCAATTATTATCTAA
- a CDS encoding PAS domain S-box protein encodes MSAAADLKDAIHQLQTNHFDAVISEFDLGKENGLDFIAKIKKHIQYSPVTILTGEQAQGVVKEAIKAGVDYFFLRNEESELEIIRLNTFIRQTVKQKQNQEALHYADTNFRTIVEATDDSIYMVDRHFRYLFINSPHQKRLGVFGEEYESKSYKDLHTDDETKRFVHSLNQVITHSNYFSEEYEKDGRYYNRKFIPVRYQTSQQTLAVTVVSIDITDRVKLEDEVARGASLVTATFESTSDGIFVVDRGGKIINYNQKFLDMWFIPETVIEERDEEVLLAYIEDQLEDRETFIEKLNYLKTHPEKEAFDVLEFRDGRIFERNTLPQRIGGTIIGRVWSFRDVTEQRKTLSSLQITQANYRSVVESTGDSIFMVDHEGCYLFMNSYHRNKLGDIADKYLEKRMRVMLPPGEEQRFDQALERVFSTKRQLQDEFHWISKDYIRRFTPVKDDDSDEVRAVTIVLTDISDMKAAEQEVKNNEERLKILFDYAPEAYLLTDIKGTFIESNRAATELTGYTPDDLRGRNIFTMGLIGSMHITKTAVLFAKNALGRPTGPDEVNISKKDGKSLFAEVMTYPIRIRNQSLVMTIARDITERKISEEALKQREEQYRLLVNNAGEGVFVIRDTRIIFANPKSSDIFGYSSIDLQNFGIMDIIHPDDQGEFSGLLERARHGEQIHAGVSLRAFTMAGELRWLEVGMAEIVWQNQSSILLLCMDVTKQKIAQDALVQSNRKLNLLSSITRHDVLNQITILLAYLDLLTKKNKDPDLEPFIAKQVEATQSIRSQIVFTKEYQDVGVKEPQWQNLGAAIAAAKEVGRIQYVKWADNLNSIEVYADPLLEKVFSNLISNSLMHGEHVSEITFFTEEIPSGLILIYEDNGIGIIEKNKKKIFHHGFGKNTGFGLFLSREILSITGLSISETGKEGKGVRFEITIPRNLYRLI; translated from the coding sequence ATTAGCGCAGCAGCCGATCTGAAGGATGCCATCCATCAATTGCAGACTAATCATTTTGATGCAGTAATCAGCGAATTTGATTTAGGGAAAGAAAACGGCCTTGATTTTATTGCGAAGATTAAAAAGCACATTCAATACAGTCCGGTTACCATTCTCACTGGTGAACAGGCTCAAGGAGTGGTGAAAGAAGCAATAAAAGCCGGAGTGGATTATTTCTTTTTACGTAATGAAGAATCTGAACTGGAAATTATCCGGCTAAACACATTTATCAGGCAGACAGTAAAGCAAAAACAAAACCAGGAAGCATTACATTACGCAGATACGAACTTTCGAACGATAGTAGAAGCAACTGACGATTCTATATATATGGTCGATCGTCATTTCAGATATCTTTTTATCAATAGTCCTCATCAGAAACGTCTGGGCGTTTTTGGAGAGGAATATGAATCTAAATCCTATAAGGATCTCCATACCGATGATGAAACCAAGCGGTTTGTCCACTCCTTAAACCAGGTTATCACTCACAGCAACTACTTTTCAGAAGAATATGAAAAAGATGGGAGATATTATAACCGTAAGTTCATTCCGGTCAGATATCAGACATCACAACAGACACTTGCAGTAACGGTTGTCTCAATTGATATCACCGATCGGGTAAAACTGGAAGATGAAGTTGCCAGAGGAGCTTCACTGGTTACAGCAACATTTGAATCTACATCAGATGGTATCTTTGTCGTTGACCGGGGCGGCAAAATCATCAATTATAATCAAAAGTTCCTTGATATGTGGTTTATTCCGGAAACTGTCATTGAGGAACGAGATGAAGAAGTTTTACTTGCATATATAGAAGACCAGCTGGAAGACCGTGAGACATTTATTGAAAAACTCAATTATCTGAAAACCCATCCAGAAAAAGAAGCATTTGATGTACTCGAATTTCGCGATGGGAGAATATTTGAACGAAACACGCTCCCACAGCGAATAGGAGGAACTATTATCGGGAGGGTCTGGAGTTTTCGTGATGTAACAGAGCAGCGGAAAACTCTCTCATCCCTCCAGATCACCCAGGCTAATTATCGGAGCGTTGTTGAATCAACGGGAGATTCTATCTTCATGGTTGATCATGAAGGGTGTTACCTCTTCATGAATTCATATCACCGGAATAAACTTGGAGATATCGCCGATAAATATCTTGAAAAACGAATGCGTGTTATGCTGCCGCCAGGAGAAGAACAACGATTTGATCAGGCTCTCGAGCGGGTTTTCTCTACAAAACGTCAGCTTCAAGATGAATTCCATTGGATTTCAAAAGATTATATTCGTCGGTTTACCCCGGTTAAGGATGATGACTCTGATGAGGTCCGGGCAGTGACTATTGTTCTGACTGATATTTCTGATATGAAAGCTGCAGAGCAGGAGGTAAAAAACAATGAGGAACGATTGAAAATCCTCTTTGATTATGCACCAGAAGCATACCTTCTAACTGACATTAAAGGAACCTTTATTGAATCCAACCGGGCTGCAACAGAGTTGACTGGATATACACCCGATGATCTCAGGGGTCGAAATATCTTTACGATGGGGCTTATCGGTTCGATGCATATTACAAAAACAGCAGTACTGTTTGCGAAAAATGCTCTTGGCAGGCCCACTGGACCTGACGAGGTGAATATCAGCAAAAAAGATGGAAAATCACTCTTTGCGGAGGTTATGACCTATCCAATTCGGATCCGAAACCAAAGCCTTGTTATGACCATAGCCAGGGATATAACCGAACGCAAAATTTCTGAAGAAGCATTAAAACAACGCGAGGAACAGTACCGACTCCTGGTCAACAATGCAGGAGAAGGTGTTTTTGTTATCCGTGATACTCGGATTATATTTGCAAATCCCAAATCATCAGATATTTTTGGATATTCATCAATTGATCTTCAAAATTTCGGAATAATGGATATTATTCACCCTGATGACCAGGGGGAATTTTCAGGTCTTTTAGAGCGAGCCCGACATGGAGAACAAATACATGCAGGAGTATCTCTCCGAGCCTTCACGATGGCTGGAGAACTTCGATGGCTTGAGGTTGGTATGGCCGAGATTGTCTGGCAGAATCAATCATCAATACTGCTATTATGCATGGATGTCACAAAGCAGAAGATAGCCCAGGATGCATTGGTCCAGAGCAACAGGAAATTAAACCTGCTCTCGTCAATAACCCGTCATGATGTATTGAACCAGATTACAATCCTCCTGGCATATCTGGATCTTTTAACTAAGAAGAATAAAGATCCAGACCTTGAACCCTTTATTGCGAAACAGGTTGAAGCAACCCAGTCAATACGAAGCCAGATAGTGTTTACCAAAGAATACCAGGATGTTGGTGTAAAAGAACCCCAATGGCAAAACCTAGGGGCCGCAATTGCTGCAGCGAAGGAAGTAGGACGGATTCAATATGTAAAATGGGCAGATAATCTGAATTCAATAGAGGTTTATGCTGATCCATTACTTGAAAAAGTTTTTTCAAACCTTATCTCCAACTCACTGATGCATGGTGAACATGTATCTGAGATCACATTCTTTACAGAAGAAATACCATCAGGACTCATCCTTATCTATGAGGATAATGGGATTGGCATAATAGAAAAGAATAAAAAGAAAATTTTTCATCATGGGTTTGGAAAAAATACCGGCTTCGGACTCTTTTTATCCCGGGAGATCCTCTCAATTACCGGTCTTTCGATCTCTGAAACCGGCAAGGAAGGAAAAGGAGTCAGGTTTGAAATAACGATACCAAGAAACCTGTATCGGTTAATTTAA
- a CDS encoding MTAP family purine nucleoside phosphorylase, whose protein sequence is MLGIIGGTSLLDYKGSELSKFEQNTPYGTSELFKGDGFLLLLRHQNRCAPHKIPYRSHIAALKLAGAEQIIALGSTGSLREDIPPGTRIIPDDFVSLAPIPSIYNHSIGHANPMFDSYLRSHLANLCPDAKKGGTYIQTCGPRLESRPEIIWMSQLAHVVGMTIGSELTVAHELNLPFAAICTIDNYANGICNAEISYDSILKTVRENQEKTLELLNHIIESVS, encoded by the coding sequence ATGCTTGGAATAATTGGCGGAACATCTCTACTCGATTACAAGGGATCTGAGTTATCAAAATTTGAACAAAATACCCCGTATGGAACCAGTGAACTTTTCAAGGGTGATGGATTTCTTCTCCTCCTTCGACATCAAAACAGATGTGCCCCACATAAAATCCCCTATAGATCTCATATTGCTGCTCTCAAACTCGCAGGAGCAGAACAAATCATAGCACTTGGATCCACCGGTTCACTCAGAGAAGACATTCCCCCTGGAACACGAATCATTCCTGATGACTTTGTAAGTCTTGCACCTATACCTTCCATATACAATCATTCCATTGGTCATGCAAACCCTATGTTTGATTCTTATCTCCGTTCACATCTAGCCAATCTCTGTCCGGATGCAAAAAAAGGTGGAACATATATACAAACCTGTGGGCCCAGACTTGAAAGCAGACCAGAGATTATCTGGATGTCTCAATTAGCGCATGTGGTAGGAATGACTATAGGAAGTGAACTTACGGTTGCTCATGAACTCAATCTCCCTTTTGCTGCAATATGTACTATAGATAATTATGCAAATGGGATATGTAACGCTGAAATCAGCTATGATTCAATATTAAAGACCGTCCGGGAGAACCAAGAAAAAACATTAGAATTATTAAACCATATTATTGAATCTGTTTCATAA
- the nth gene encoding endonuclease III yields MSVFDPETIITRLRSRYDLSQSRDEFLHFRNPYETLIATILSAQTTDKCVNIVTKELFARYPDVFSLANAVLDDVEKIIHPTGFFHTKARNIIAASKLVATEFHGEIPDHMEDLVRLPGVGRKTANIVLDHAFSKTEGIAVDTHVRRISMRLGLTDNSEPNRIETDLTCIFPQYMWGEINGLFILHGRRVCTARRPSCSICNLSDICRYYREICE; encoded by the coding sequence ATGTCTGTTTTTGATCCTGAAACAATCATTACGCGTCTTCGTTCACGATATGATCTTTCTCAAAGCAGAGATGAATTTCTTCATTTCAGAAATCCATATGAAACTCTAATCGCCACCATTCTTTCCGCACAAACGACAGATAAATGTGTGAATATAGTGACAAAGGAGCTCTTTGCAAGATATCCTGATGTCTTCTCTCTTGCAAATGCAGTTTTGGATGATGTTGAAAAAATCATACACCCTACCGGATTTTTCCATACGAAAGCCAGGAATATTATTGCAGCATCGAAATTAGTTGCCACAGAGTTTCATGGAGAAATTCCCGACCATATGGAAGATCTGGTTAGGTTGCCGGGAGTAGGGAGAAAAACTGCAAATATTGTGCTTGATCACGCTTTTTCCAAGACTGAAGGAATTGCAGTTGATACCCATGTCCGTCGTATCTCCATGCGCCTTGGGCTGACGGATAATAGTGAACCAAACCGAATTGAAACAGACCTAACATGCATTTTCCCACAATATATGTGGGGAGAAATTAACGGACTATTCATTCTTCATGGGAGGAGAGTATGTACAGCACGAAGACCTTCATGCTCAATCTGTAATCTGTCAGACATATGTCGATATTATCGAGAGATTTGTGAATGA